One genomic window of Aptenodytes patagonicus chromosome 3, bAptPat1.pri.cur, whole genome shotgun sequence includes the following:
- the LOC143158072 gene encoding uncharacterized protein LOC143158072 → MSLENQCDGTGSRSKGQAGVVASINKELEQTHPGHRKGWLKIYIHPIQTGYSDIGIEAAKIKKIWHLNTQGRTVDYTQTWKIIVPPVQSQISGVLAVPSAFPAGHVEKRRKMNYLAMQGQHKTN, encoded by the exons ATG agttTGGAAAATCAGTGTGATGGGACAGGAAGCAGAAGCAAAGGTCAAGCTGGAGTTGTGGCCTCAATCAACAAAGAGTTGGAGCAGACACATCCTGGACATAGAAAAGGATGGCTGAAGA TATACATCCATCCAATTCAGACTGGGTACTCAGACATTGGAATAGAAGCTGCGAAAATCAAGAAAATCTg GCATCTGAACACACAAGGAAGAACAGTGGATTACACACAGACATGGAAGATTATAGTTCCACCTGTTCAGAGCCAG ATATCCGGTGTGCTGGCTGTGCCATCTGCTTTTCCTGCAGGACatgtggagaagagaaggaaaatgaattaCTTAGCCATGCAAGGACAGCATAAAACTAACTGA